Below is a window of Leisingera sp. S132 DNA.
TGCCGCTGTCCGCCACCGCGGCAGGCCGCGGTGCGGGCTGCATGTCCCAGTCATCGCTGCCATGCGCGGTTGGCGCCGGGGCCGGAGCGGCAGCGGGCTTCGCCGGGGCCGCCGGGGCCGCCGCTGCGCTGCCGCCTTTGGTCTTGAAGTGGGCCACCAGTTCAGCCAGCTTGCCCGCGTCGGTCTTCAGCAAATGGCCCGCGGCCGTCGCTTCCTCGACCATCGCCGCATTCTGCTGCGTGACCTGATCCAGCTGGGTGACGCCGGTGTTGATTTCATTCAGGCCGGTGGACTGCTCCGCCGCGCCCTCGGCAATGCCGGAGACCAGCTGCGAGATATGGGTGACCTGGCTGACGATGCTTTGCAGCGCGTCGCCCGCCTTGCCCACCAGATCCACCCCGCGGGCCACCTGGCCGGAGCTGTCGGAAATCAGCGTCTTGATCTCCATCGCCGCGTCCGACGACCGCTGCGCCAGCGCCCGCACCTCGCTCGCAACCACCGCAAAGCCGCGGCCTGCCTCGCCGGCCCGCGCCGCCTCGACGCCGGCGTTGAGCGCCAAGAGGTTGGTCTGGAAGGCGATGTCGTCGATCACCGAGATGATCTGGCTGATCTTGTTGGAGCTTTCCTCGATCTCGGTCATCGCCGAGACCGCGCTCTGCACCACCTCGCCGCTGTTGCGGGCCTCCTGCTTGGCGTCTTCCATCGTCGCCTCGACGCTGCGGGCGCCTTCGGCGGCGGATTTCACCGAGGCCGTCAGCTCATCCAGCGCCGCGGCGGTCTGCTCCAGCGTCGCCGCCTGGCTTTCGGTGCGGTGCGACAGGTCGTCGGAAGCCTGGCTGATCTCGGAGGCGCCATTGCGGATGCTGCTGGCGGCAGCAATCACCTGCTCCACCGTGGCGCTGAGATTTTGCGCCGTGGTGTTGAAGTCCTGGCGCAGCTGCTCGTAATCCTGCGGGAAGGTCTCGGTGATCTGCGCCGTCAGGTCGCCCTGCGACAGCGCCGACAGCTTGCTGCTGAGCGCCGCCACCACCTTGCTGCGCTTCTCGTTCAGCGCATGCTCCGCGTCTTCCAGCTCCTGCTGGCGGATCAGCGCCTGGCGGAACACATCCACGCTCCGGGCGATTTCCCCCAGTTCGCTGCGCGCCTCTGCCGAGGGGATTTCGCTGCTGGTGTCGCCATCGGCCATCGTCTGCATCCGGTTCTTCAGACCGGTCAACGGGCCGGTCACGCTGCGGGTGATGAAATAGGCGGCAACCATCAGCGCCACCAGGCTGATGCCGAGCACAATCAGCGCCTCGTTGCGCATCAGCGCAACATCAGCCTCGATATCTGACACATAGGCGCCGGTGCCGATGATCCAGCCCCAGGGCTTATAAGCCTGCACATAGCCGATCTTGGCTTCCATCACCTCAGAATCAGGTTTCTTGAAATAATAGGTCAGTTCCCCTGCCCCCTTGGAGGCAGCGATCTTCTCCAGCTCCTGGAACACCTTGATGCCGGTCACATCCTCATAAGCGCCCTGGTTGGTGCCAACCCAGTCCGGCACAACCGGGTGCGCCTGAACCACCAGGTCGTGGTCGAAGACAAAGACATACCCCGATTCGCCAAACCGCAGCGCCGTCAGCCGCTCGCGGCCGATGTCACGCGCCTCCTCCACCGTGAAGCGGCCGGACTGAACCCCTTCCTCCAGGTCGCGCAGCAGGCTGACGGCCGTGTCGGTGACATTGTGCAGCTCCGTATAGCGCATCTCATATGCATTTTTTACGGACTGCGAGAGCAGCAGAAAGGTCAGCAGCGCCATCAGCGACAGCGCAAGCGCCGAAAGTGCGTAGATACGGACAGGCAAGCGGTAGAGAAAAGCGGGTATTCTAGACATGTATTCAGAGCCTTCTTTGCAGGTCTATTGCCTGTCTGTTTAGGCTGCAGTTTCTAACAAACCCCTACCCCGGCAAGCCCCGCCCGCACTTTCACGCCGTATTGCCCGGGTTTTTTGCCGCATTTTGATTGAACCGTCTTCCGTCTGCCAAACAGCGCCCGCCCCATCCCCCGCAAGATGCAAGCACCCGGAGATTTCTCCCCGGGCGTTTTTGTCTGCAACGGCCTGTTCCGGCTTAGAAATCCTGCCACAGATCCCGGGCGGCATTGCCGCTGTCCGCCACCGCGGCAGGCCGCGGTGCGGGCTGCATGTCCCAGTCATCGCTGCCATGCGCGGTTGGCGCCGGGGCCGGAGCGGCAGCGGGCTTCGCCGGGGCCGCCGGGGCCGCCGCTGCGCTGCCGCCTTTGGTCTTGAAGTGGGCCACCAGTTCAGCCAGCTTGCCCGCGTCGGTCTTCAGCAAATGGCCCGCGGCCGTCGCTTCCTCGACCATCGCCGCATTCTGCTGCGTGACCTGATCCAGCTGGGTGACGCCGGTGTTGATTTCATTCAGGCCGGTGGACTGCTCCGCCGCGCCCTCGGCAATGCCGGAGACCAGCTGCGAGATATGGGTGACCTGGCTGACGATGCTTTGCAGCGCGTCGCCCGCCTTGCCCACCAGATCCACCCCGCGGGCCACCTGGCCGGAGCTGTCGGAAATCAGCGTCTTGATCTCCATCGCCGCGTCCGACGACCGCTGCGCCAGCGCCCGCACCTCGCTCGCAACCACCGCAAAGCCGCGGCCTGCCTCGCCGGCCCGCGCCGCCTCGACGCCGGCGTTGAGCGCCAGCAGGTTGGTCTGGAAGGCGATGTCGTCGATCACCGAGATGATCTGGCTGATCTTGTTGGAGCTTTCCTCGATCTCGGTCATCGCCGAGACCGCGCTCTGCACCACCTCGCCGCTGTTGCGGGCCTCTTGCTTGGCGTCTTCCATCGTCGCCTCGACGCTGCGGGCGCCTTCAGCGGCGGATTTCACCGAGGCCGTCAGCTCATCCAGCGCCGCCGCGGTCTGTTCCAGCGTCGCCGCCTGGCTTTCCGTGCGGTGCGACAGGTCGTCGGAAGCCTGGCTGATCTCGGAGGCGCCATTGCGGATGCTGGCGGCGGCAGCAATCACCTGCTCCACCGTGGCGCTGAGATTTTGCGCCGTGGTGTTGAAGTCCTGGCGCAGCTGCTCGTAATCCTGCGGGAAGGTCTCGGTGATCTGCGCGGTCAGGTCGCCCTGCGACAGCGCCGACAGCTTGCTGCTGAGCGCCGCCACCACCTTGCTGCGCTTCTCGTTCAGCGCATGCTCCGCGTCTTCCAGCTCCTGCTGGCGGATCAGCGCCTGGCGGAACACATCCAGGGTGCGTGCCATCTCGCCGATTTCGCTTTTGCTTGCGGTGGCCGGAATGGCGCTTGCGGTATCGCCGTCCGCCATCGACTGCATACGCCCGCGCAAGGCGCCAACCGGCCCGGTGACACTGCGGGTGATCAGGGTGGCGCCCGCCATCAGAACCGCCAGGGTCACAAGCAGACCTGTCCCGGTTGTGAGGATGTTTTCCTGCACCTTGGCCTCGATATCCGACACATAGGCGCCGGTGCCGATGATCCAGCCCCAGGGTTCATAGACCCGGATATAGCCCATCTTGGCCTCGATCACGCCAGTGCTTGCGTTGGCAAAGTGGTAAATCAGAGAGCCCTGGCCATCCGCCTCGGCGATCTTGAGCATCTCCTGATAGATCCTGACCCCGTTTTCATCCGTCAGGCCGGGCTGGCGCGTGCCGACCCATTCCGGCAGAAAGGCATTTGCGGTGATGACCAGATCGAAATCAAAGGCATGAAAGTCGCCGGCGGTGCCGAACCTCAAGGTCTCCAGAACCGTGCGGCCCATCTCGCGGGCCGCTGCTTCCTCCAGCTGGCCGTCCGCGACTTGGCGCTGCAGTGCATCCAGCTGGCTGAAGGCCATGTCCGTGATTTGATGCAGCTCACGTTCACGGCTGACGTATTCATCGTTGTTTGCGCGAACCAGCAGGAAGACGGTCAGCAGGGCAAACAGGCAAACCGCCATTGCGGCCAGTGCGTAGATCCGCACCGGCAAACGGTAGAAGAAGACTGGCATAGTGATTGGGGTCCTTTGATTCCGGGCCATCTCCTTCCTCCAATAGGCAGCCACCCCTAACAAAACCCTAGCGGCGCGGCGCCGGCCCGGTGCGGTCCCGCCAGTGCGTGCGCCTGACCAGGCCGCCGCGTACAACCGCAGCAGCCTGGACATTGTCAAACAGCACCGGCGCCGCACCTCCAGGCGCTAGGCTGCCGGGATGTAATAGGGCGAGTTCATGTCCCGGCTGGCGGCCTCGGTGACCGCAGCATCAAACACCCGCGTATAGAAGGCGCAGCCCAGTTCTGCCGCGGTTTCCGGGAACATGTTCACTGCAAAATCCAGCGCGTGGTCCAGCGTCTCAAAGGCATCCAACCCGCCCAGCGTCCGGGTCTGCAGCCCGCTCAGCCAGACCTTGTTCTGCAGCCCTGGAAGCATCTTCAGCGCCTTATTGCGGGCCTGCCAGGGCGCGTCCTCAAAGGGCACCGACAATTGCAGTTCAGTATAAACAAAGGCGCCGGGTGCTGTGCCTGCTCCGCCGTAGTGCACCGCGCCCATGTCCCGGCTGGCGGCCTCGGTGGCTTCGGCATCAAACACCCGCGTGTTATGCGCCACGCCAAAGGCCCGCGGCTCCGACGGGAAATAGCCGGTCACGAATTTCCGCGCGTTTTCAATGCTGTCAAAGCTATAGAAACCGCCCAGCGAATTGTTGCCGTGGCCTGACAGCCAGGTCTTGTTCAAGAACCCGGGCTGCTGCCGGATCGCCTCGTTGATCTCCTGCCAGGGCGCCTGCCCGAACGGAACGGAAATGGCAACTTCGGTGTAAACAAAGGCTTTGGGGGTCATGGCGGTTTCCTGTGCTTTGGGAAGGGAGGGCAGCAGCAGCGCGCCCGCAGACGCGGCCAGCAGCTGGCGGCGGGACAGCCGCGATCGTTCGCGGAAATCCGCGGTCCTTGGCTTGTTTGTCATGGTCACTCCTAATTGCTTGCGCTTTGCAAGTGATTCAATAGCTCGCACGAACACTTGCATATCGCAAGTAAAAATTGTACGCAGGACCCATGACCCAATCGCGCAGCAAATATGACTCCGGCTGTCCCGTCGCCTATGCGCTGGACATTTTCGGTGACCGGTGGAGCCTCCTGGTGATCCGCGACATGGCGGTGAAAGGCGCCCGGACCTATGGCGAATTGCTGGCGGGCTGGGAGGGGATCTCAACCAACATCCTGGCGCAGCGGCTGAAGCAGCTGGAGCAGGCAGGCATTGTCACCAAGAAGAAAGACCCGGACAGCGGCCGCAGCTTTGTTTATGAGCTGACACAAAAGGGCCGCGATCTGGCGCCGGTGCTGATCGAAATCGCCCTGTGGAGCGGCCGACACAACCCTGACCCGGATGCGATGACAGGATTCCTCGACAAAATCTCGGCTGACCGGACCGGAACCGAGGCCAGAATGCGCGCAGGCGAGCGCCCCTAAGCTCCTGATTTACAGCGCCCTTTGATCCGCCTCCCCTTGCCTCGGCGGGTCTTTTTACATATTTGTGGATTTTGTATCCATTATCCTGTATCTGATTCTCCACAACAACACACCGACAGGAGGATCTCATGTTCAAATCGCTGGCCGCGGCTGCGGCGCTTGCCCTTGTGCCCTTGGCACCTGCCCTTGCCGATACGCTGGATGATGTGGTGGACCGCGGCACCCTGCGCTGCGGCGTGGTGCTGGATTTCCCACCGATCGGCTACCGCGATGCCAACAACGAACCGGCAGGCTTTGACGTTGATTACTGCAACGATCTGGCAGCGGCGCTGGAGGTTGATGCCGAAATTCTGCCGGTCACCTGGGCCGAACGCCTGCCCGCCATCGTGACGGGCCGCGCAGACGTGGTGTTCGGCGCCACCTCCGACAGCCTGGCGCGGGCGCGCACCGTCGGCTTCACCATTCCCTATGCGATCTATTTCGCCCAGGGCGTCGTGAACACCGAAAGCGGCATCAAGAGCTTTGAGGACATCAAGGGCAAGCGGGTGGCCGGCGCCATCGGCACCGTGCCGGAGCAGGAATGGCTGAAGATCGCCGCCGAATGGGGCGAAGAGGGCAACTACCAGGGCTACCAGTCCGAGAACGAGGTGTTCCTGGCGGTGGCGCAGGGCAAGGCAGACATTGGCCTGACCACCAATACCGCAGTACTGCCGGTGACCCAGCAGTATGAGACCCTGGCAGCCGGCCCGCGGATGCCCTGGACCACCGACTACACTTCGGTCGTTGGCAAGCGCGAAGATGTCACCTGGATCAACTTCCTGAACCTGTTTGTGACCCATCAGGTGCGCTCGGGCCGCTATGCGGAACTGTGGAGCAAATACGTCGGCGGCGACGCGCCTGAGCTGCGCATCCCCGGCGTGCTGTACTGACCCAACGAAGAAACCCGCCCCTGCCAGCCGCACTCTCCTGGCGGCTGGCAGGGGCCAGGGAGCATAACCCCGCATGTTCGACTATAATTTTCACTGGCGGCCGGTGATGAAAAGCCTGCCGGATCTGCTGGAGGCGGCCTCCCTGACGCTGCAGGTGGCAGTGCTGGCGATGGTGCTAGGCATCGTGATCGGCCTCTGCCTGGCGCTGGCGCGGCTGCACCTCAAGGGTCCGGTCTACTGGTTCGCCACCGCCTGGGTGGAGCTGGCCCGCAACACGCCGGCGCTGTTCCAGCTGTTCTTCTTCGGCTTCGGCCTCGGCGCCTTCGGGCTGCACCTCTCACCTTATCTGATCGTGCTGGCGGGGCTGACCTTCAACTGCGCGGGCTATCTGGCGGAGAACTTCCGCGGCGGCTTCAAGGCGGTGCCGGAGACCCAGATCCGCGCCTCCCGCAGCCTTGGGATGACGCCGTGGCAGGCCTACAGCCGCGTGGTGATCCCGCAGGTGTTCCGCATCGTCTATCACCCGATCACCAACCAGATGGTCTGGGCGGTGCTGATGTCCTCGCTGGGAATGCTGGTGGGTTTCCGCGAGCTGTCTGGCGAAACGCAGTTCTTTGCCTCCCGCACCTTCCGCATCTTTGAATATTTCGCGGTCACGGCGGTGATCTACTACGCCATCGTCAAGGTGATCCTGCTCAGCTCGCGGCTGATGGCCGCCCGGCTGTTCCGGTACTGAGGGGGATACGCATGGAACCGACACTCAAGTTTTTCAGCGGCTTTGCCCCCAATGACCTCTGGTTCATGGGCGAGGCGGCGCTGCGCACGCTGTGGATTTCCGTCCTGTCGATCTCGCTTGGAACGGTGCTGGGCACCCTGTTCGGCTGGATGCTGTACGAGGGCCGCCGTACTGCGACCCTGACGCTGGCGCCGGTGCTGGACGTGTTCCGCTCCGTGCCGCTGATCATCCAGCTGGTGCTGTTTTACAATTTCGCCCCAATCGTCGGGCTGAACCTTGATCCCTTTGCCTCCGGCACTGTGATTCTGACCGTCTATACCGCGGCGCTGGTGGCCAATGTGGCCCGCGGCGGGATTGAGGCGGTGGGCGCCCCGATGCGCCGCGCCGCGCGCAGCCTTGGCATGAGCTATTGGCAGGACCTGCGCCATGTGGTGCTGCCGATTGGCGGGCGGGCGGTGTTCCCCTCCTGGGTCGGCGTTGCGCTGGGGGTGATGAAGGACAGCGCGCTGGTCTCGGTGCTTGGCTATGTCGAGCTCTTGAAGGCCAGCCAGATCCTGATCACCCGCACCCAGGAGCCGTTCCTGATCCTGACCTTGGCCGGCGCCTTCTATTTCGCGCTGTCCTATCCGGTCTCCCGCTACGCCACACATCTTGAAAACAGGTGGGCCCAATGATTTCCATCCGCGACCTTCACAAGTTTTTCGGCGCTCTGCACGTTCTGAAAGGCATCGACCTGGATGTGCAGAAGGGCGAGGTGCTCTCTGTCATCGGCGCCTCCGGCTCCGGCAAATCAACGCTGCTTTATTGCATCAACGGTCTGGAAGCGATCCAGGACGGGGCAGTCACCGTCGATGGCACCGATGTGCACGCCAAGGGCACCGACATCAACAAGCTGCGCCAGAAGCTGGGCATGGTGTTCCAGCAGTGGAATTCCTTTCCGCATCTGACCGCGCTGGAAAACGTGGCCCTGGCACCCCGCATCGTCAAAGGCGAATCCAAGGCCGAGGCCCGCGACATTGCCGCCAGACAGTTGCAGCATGTGGGGCTGGGCGAGAAGCTGAACGTCTACCCCGGCGCCCTCTCCGGCGGCCAGCAGCAACGGCTCGCCATTGCCCGCGCGCTGGCGATGGAGCCGGAATACATGCTGTTTGACGAGGCGACCTCTGCCCTTGACCCCGAACTGGTGGGTGAGGTGCTGGATACCATGCGCCTGCTTGCAGATGAGGGCATGACGATGATCTGCGTCACCCACGAGATGGGCTTTGCCCGTGATGTCTCCGACCGGGTGGCCTTCTTCCATCAGGGCGTGATGGAGGAGATCGGACCGCCCGCCCAGATCTTCGGCGATGCCCAGTCCGAACACACCCGCAAATTCCTCGCCAACGTGCGCTGACCCCTTCCCCCGCAGGCTGCCGTGCCTCCCAGCAGCACCCTGCCCCTAACTGGAGAAACTGGATAATGTCTACAAACGTCTTCACCGGCACCATGCCGGCCCTGATGACCCCCTGCAACCCGGACCGCACGCCGAACTTCGACGCGCTGGTCAAAAAGGGCGAGGAGATGATCGCGGCGGGCATGTCGGCGGTGGTCTACTGCGGCTCGATGGGCGACTGGCCGCTGCTGACCGACGAACAGCGGATGGAGGGCGTCGCCCGGTTGGCCGCCGCCGGGCTGCCGGTTGTCGTCGGCACCGGTGCGATCAACACCAAATCCGCCGTCGATCACGCCCGCCACGCGCAGGAGGTCGGCGCGGCCGGCCTGATGGTGATCCCGCGCGTGCTGTCCCGCGGCACCTCTGTTGCGGCGCAAAAGAACCACTTCAAGGCCATTCTGGACGCCGCACCGGACGTCCCGGCAATCATCTACAACAGCCCCTATTACGGTTTTGCCACCCGCGCCGACCTGTTCTTTGCCCTGCGGGCCGAGCACAAGAACCTGATCGGCTTCAAGGAGTTCGGCGGCAAGGACGACCTGCGCTATGCGGCTGAACACATCACTTGCCAGGACGACCAGGTGACGCTGATGGTGGGTGTCGACACTGAGGTCTACCACGGGTTTGTCAACTGCGGCGCCACCGGCTCCATCACCGGCATCGGCTGCGCCCTGCCGCGGGAAGCGCTGCTGCTGGCGCGCCTGTCGAAACTGGCCGCCGAGGGCAGCGCCGAGGCCCGCGTCCGCGCGCAGGAGCTGACCGACGCCATCCACGTGCTGTCCACCTTCGACGAAGGCCCGGACCTGATCCTCTACTACAAGCATCTGCTGGTTCTGAACGGCGAGGACGACTACCGCCTGCACTTCAACGAGACTGACGAACTGTCGGACGCCCAGCGCAACTATTGCGAACAGCAGTACAAGCTGTTCCGCACCTGGTTCGCAGACTGGTCGGCGCAGGGCGGGATCATCGCCGAATGCATGTAGTCGACAGCCATACCGGAGGAGAACCCACCCGGGTAATCCTGGAGGGCGGTCCCGATCTGGGCACCGGCCCGCTGGCAGAACGCGCGCGGCGGCTGGCGGAGGAGCATATGGGCTTCTGCCACGCCGTGATGCGCGAGCCGCGCGGCCAGCCCGCCATGGTCGGCGCGCTTCTGGTGCATCCGACCGATCCCAGCTGCGCCGCCGGAGTCATTTACTTTGACGCCGATGCGGTGCTGGGCATGTGCGGCCATGGCACCATCGGGCTGGCAGTGACCCTGGCTCATCTGGGCCTGATCACCCCCGGCAGCCACCGCATCGAAACCCCCGTGGGCGTGGTGACGGTGCTGCTGGAGGATGCCAACACTGTCACCGTCACCAACATCGAAAGCCGCCGCGTCACCGCCGCGGCCAAGGTCATCCTGCCCGACGGCAGCACAGTGACCGGCGATGTCGCCTATGGCGGCAACTGGTTCTTCATCATTGAGCCCAGCCCGCTGCCCCTTCGCCGGGAAAACATCCGCGCCCTGACCGATCACGCCATCGCCATCCGCACTGCCGCCAATGCCCAGGGCGTGGGCGGCGAAAACGGCGAGACAATCGACCATGTGATCTTCCAAGGCCCCTCCCCCCGCGACGGCATCCACAGCCGCAACTTCGTGCTGTGCCCGGACGACACATATGACCGCTCCCCCTGCGGCACCGGCAGTTCCGCCCGGCTGGCCTGCCTGGCGGCAGCGGGACGGCTGCAGCCGGGAGAGGAGATCATCCAGGAAAGCATCATCGGCTCCCCCTACCGCCTGTCCTATCAGCCGGGCACGGATGGCGGGGTGATCCCCACCCTCAGCGGCCAGGCCTTTGTGATGGGCGAGGGCAAGCTGTTCTTCAGCCCCGATGATCCCTTCCGCGGCGGCATCTCCAGCAGCGGGGAAGCCGCCGCCTGAACGTTTTCAACCAAGGCCCGGGAGAAACAAGCCGGGCCGCATTCCAGCAGAAGAGAGGTCCCTAACATGAAATTCACATCCGCAATCGCAGCCGGGTTCAGCCTGGCCATGGCAACCGCGGCAACAGCGGCAGAGGTCGAATGGAAGATGACCGCCGCCGTCGGCGAAGGCTCCTTCCTCTACCAGAACTTCATGGAGCGTTTTGCCGGCAACGTCGAAACCCTGACGCAAGGAAGGGTTGAGATCCAGCCCTTCGGCGCCGGCGTTCTGGTGCCCGCCTTCAAGGCGCATGAAGCGGTGCAGGAAGGCATCGTCGAGGCCGGCCATTCCACCCCCTCCTATCTGGTGAACCAGGACCCGACCAACGCGATCTTTGCCTCCTTCCCCGGCGGCATGTCGCCCGAGGCCACCCTGCACTGGATCTACGAGGGCGGCGGCGAGAAGATGCTGCAGGACTTCCGCCGCGAGGAGATGGGGCTGCACAGCCTGGTCGTCGGCATCGGCACCTCCGAAATCATGGCGCATTCCAACGTCGAGATCAAAACCGTCGAGGATCTGAAGGGCGTGAAATACCGCACCTCCGGCGCCTTTGCCGCTGTGATGAAAGATGATTTCGGCGGGGTGCCCACCGTGGTGCCCGGCAACG
It encodes the following:
- a CDS encoding methyl-accepting chemotaxis protein, whose amino-acid sequence is MSRIPAFLYRLPVRIYALSALALSLMALLTFLLLSQSVKNAYEMRYTELHNVTDTAVSLLRDLEEGVQSGRFTVEEARDIGRERLTALRFGESGYVFVFDHDLVVQAHPVVPDWVGTNQGAYEDVTGIKVFQELEKIAASKGAGELTYYFKKPDSEVMEAKIGYVQAYKPWGWIIGTGAYVSDIEADVALMRNEALIVLGISLVALMVAAYFITRSVTGPLTGLKNRMQTMADGDTSSEIPSAEARSELGEIARSVDVFRQALIRQQELEDAEHALNEKRSKVVAALSSKLSALSQGDLTAQITETFPQDYEQLRQDFNTTAQNLSATVEQVIAAASSIRNGASEISQASDDLSHRTESQAATLEQTAAALDELTASVKSAAEGARSVEATMEDAKQEARNSGEVVQSAVSAMTEIEESSNKISQIISVIDDIAFQTNLLALNAGVEAARAGEAGRGFAVVASEVRALAQRSSDAAMEIKTLISDSSGQVARGVDLVGKAGDALQSIVSQVTHISQLVSGIAEGAAEQSTGLNEINTGVTQLDQVTQQNAAMVEEATAAGHLLKTDAGKLAELVAHFKTKGGSAAAAPAAPAKPAAAPAPAPTAHGSDDWDMQPAPRPAAVADSGNAARDLWQDF
- a CDS encoding methyl-accepting chemotaxis protein, coding for MPVFFYRLPVRIYALAAMAVCLFALLTVFLLVRANNDEYVSRERELHQITDMAFSQLDALQRQVADGQLEEAAAREMGRTVLETLRFGTAGDFHAFDFDLVITANAFLPEWVGTRQPGLTDENGVRIYQEMLKIAEADGQGSLIYHFANASTGVIEAKMGYIRVYEPWGWIIGTGAYVSDIEAKVQENILTTGTGLLVTLAVLMAGATLITRSVTGPVGALRGRMQSMADGDTASAIPATASKSEIGEMARTLDVFRQALIRQQELEDAEHALNEKRSKVVAALSSKLSALSQGDLTAQITETFPQDYEQLRQDFNTTAQNLSATVEQVIAAAASIRNGASEISQASDDLSHRTESQAATLEQTAAALDELTASVKSAAEGARSVEATMEDAKQEARNSGEVVQSAVSAMTEIEESSNKISQIISVIDDIAFQTNLLALNAGVEAARAGEAGRGFAVVASEVRALAQRSSDAAMEIKTLISDSSGQVARGVDLVGKAGDALQSIVSQVTHISQLVSGIAEGAAEQSTGLNEINTGVTQLDQVTQQNAAMVEEATAAGHLLKTDAGKLAELVAHFKTKGGSAAAAPAAPAKPAAAPAPAPTAHGSDDWDMQPAPRPAAVADSGNAARDLWQDF
- a CDS encoding YdhR family protein, producing the protein MTNKPRTADFRERSRLSRRQLLAASAGALLLPSLPKAQETAMTPKAFVYTEVAISVPFGQAPWQEINEAIRQQPGFLNKTWLSGHGNNSLGGFYSFDSIENARKFVTGYFPSEPRAFGVAHNTRVFDAEATEAASRDMGAVHYGGAGTAPGAFVYTELQLSVPFEDAPWQARNKALKMLPGLQNKVWLSGLQTRTLGGLDAFETLDHALDFAVNMFPETAAELGCAFYTRVFDAAVTEAASRDMNSPYYIPAA
- a CDS encoding helix-turn-helix domain-containing protein, which encodes MTQSRSKYDSGCPVAYALDIFGDRWSLLVIRDMAVKGARTYGELLAGWEGISTNILAQRLKQLEQAGIVTKKKDPDSGRSFVYELTQKGRDLAPVLIEIALWSGRHNPDPDAMTGFLDKISADRTGTEARMRAGERP
- a CDS encoding transporter substrate-binding domain-containing protein, which codes for MFKSLAAAAALALVPLAPALADTLDDVVDRGTLRCGVVLDFPPIGYRDANNEPAGFDVDYCNDLAAALEVDAEILPVTWAERLPAIVTGRADVVFGATSDSLARARTVGFTIPYAIYFAQGVVNTESGIKSFEDIKGKRVAGAIGTVPEQEWLKIAAEWGEEGNYQGYQSENEVFLAVAQGKADIGLTTNTAVLPVTQQYETLAAGPRMPWTTDYTSVVGKREDVTWINFLNLFVTHQVRSGRYAELWSKYVGGDAPELRIPGVLY
- a CDS encoding amino acid ABC transporter permease; translated protein: MFDYNFHWRPVMKSLPDLLEAASLTLQVAVLAMVLGIVIGLCLALARLHLKGPVYWFATAWVELARNTPALFQLFFFGFGLGAFGLHLSPYLIVLAGLTFNCAGYLAENFRGGFKAVPETQIRASRSLGMTPWQAYSRVVIPQVFRIVYHPITNQMVWAVLMSSLGMLVGFRELSGETQFFASRTFRIFEYFAVTAVIYYAIVKVILLSSRLMAARLFRY
- a CDS encoding amino acid ABC transporter permease, with the protein product MEPTLKFFSGFAPNDLWFMGEAALRTLWISVLSISLGTVLGTLFGWMLYEGRRTATLTLAPVLDVFRSVPLIIQLVLFYNFAPIVGLNLDPFASGTVILTVYTAALVANVARGGIEAVGAPMRRAARSLGMSYWQDLRHVVLPIGGRAVFPSWVGVALGVMKDSALVSVLGYVELLKASQILITRTQEPFLILTLAGAFYFALSYPVSRYATHLENRWAQ
- a CDS encoding amino acid ABC transporter ATP-binding protein, coding for MISIRDLHKFFGALHVLKGIDLDVQKGEVLSVIGASGSGKSTLLYCINGLEAIQDGAVTVDGTDVHAKGTDINKLRQKLGMVFQQWNSFPHLTALENVALAPRIVKGESKAEARDIAARQLQHVGLGEKLNVYPGALSGGQQQRLAIARALAMEPEYMLFDEATSALDPELVGEVLDTMRLLADEGMTMICVTHEMGFARDVSDRVAFFHQGVMEEIGPPAQIFGDAQSEHTRKFLANVR
- a CDS encoding dihydrodipicolinate synthase family protein, whose translation is MSTNVFTGTMPALMTPCNPDRTPNFDALVKKGEEMIAAGMSAVVYCGSMGDWPLLTDEQRMEGVARLAAAGLPVVVGTGAINTKSAVDHARHAQEVGAAGLMVIPRVLSRGTSVAAQKNHFKAILDAAPDVPAIIYNSPYYGFATRADLFFALRAEHKNLIGFKEFGGKDDLRYAAEHITCQDDQVTLMVGVDTEVYHGFVNCGATGSITGIGCALPREALLLARLSKLAAEGSAEARVRAQELTDAIHVLSTFDEGPDLILYYKHLLVLNGEDDYRLHFNETDELSDAQRNYCEQQYKLFRTWFADWSAQGGIIAECM
- a CDS encoding proline racemase family protein, producing MHVVDSHTGGEPTRVILEGGPDLGTGPLAERARRLAEEHMGFCHAVMREPRGQPAMVGALLVHPTDPSCAAGVIYFDADAVLGMCGHGTIGLAVTLAHLGLITPGSHRIETPVGVVTVLLEDANTVTVTNIESRRVTAAAKVILPDGSTVTGDVAYGGNWFFIIEPSPLPLRRENIRALTDHAIAIRTAANAQGVGGENGETIDHVIFQGPSPRDGIHSRNFVLCPDDTYDRSPCGTGSSARLACLAAAGRLQPGEEIIQESIIGSPYRLSYQPGTDGGVIPTLSGQAFVMGEGKLFFSPDDPFRGGISSSGEAAA
- the dctP gene encoding TRAP transporter substrate-binding protein DctP; the encoded protein is MKFTSAIAAGFSLAMATAATAAEVEWKMTAAVGEGSFLYQNFMERFAGNVETLTQGRVEIQPFGAGVLVPAFKAHEAVQEGIVEAGHSTPSYLVNQDPTNAIFASFPGGMSPEATLHWIYEGGGEKMLQDFRREEMGLHSLVVGIGTSEIMAHSNVEIKTVEDLKGVKYRTSGAFAAVMKDDFGGVPTVVPGNEIYTLLQRKGVDAIEWSTPGANFSEGFHEVAPYMIMPGVHQPSFLWEVFVKAETWDALPADLQGLIEASARLSTYEGYTRFGDADIKAMADYRKTKVQMVQMEHAESEKLREAGRNWARARAAELSEGGNARMQEVLDSYLAYQASWAENSVYLVRDAAE